DNA from Asanoa sp. WMMD1127:
ACCGCAGGTCGCCATGCTGACGAGTTGGGCACCAGGGTCCTCCTCCGTGCACGCTGGTCGATGCGGATGCCGGGGATTATTCCCATAAACCCGGTGCCGCCCGTCCATGGCCGCGACGCGCCGCGTTGATTACGCTAGCTGGCGAACATTATTGGCCATGGACCGTCGCCGGTTGACAGGCCCGAGCGAGGACCACAACCAGGAGAGAGCGTCGTGCCCAAGTCGCAGGTTCGCAAGAAGAAGGTCTACACCCCGCCGACCGACGTGCGTCCGTCGGCGGCCGCAGCGAGCCGCAAGCCCAGCCCGAGCTGGCTTCCGATCACGGGCGTCGCCCTGATCGTGTTCGGCATCGCCTGGTTGGTCGTCTACTACCTCTCCGACACCAACTACCCGGTGGCCTCGTGGAGCTACTGGAACCTGGCGATCGGCTTCGGGGCGATGGTCGCCTCCCTCGCGGTGTTCAGCCGCTGGCGCTGATCTCTTCCCGGTTAAGGTGAGATCCGAAGACCAGGTGCGGCATACCTCACGTTACTGACCAGTAACTAGTGCCGTAACCTGGTCCTCAGTCACACCTAGCCAACGGAGGCTGTGCGCATGGGCGTCGTCGAGGTCATCTGCACGACCATCGCTGGTCTCATCACGCTCGTCGCCGTCGCGCTCGCCGCCCGCGCTGTCACGCGGATGCTGAGCGTCGTCCGCCTCGGGCAGCCCGATCCGGCCCGGCTCGGCTCCTGGGGTGCCCGCACCAAGGTCATGCTCAAGGAGACCGCCGGCCACACCCGGATGCTGAAGTGGTCGGCCGTCGGCGCGGCCCACTGGTTCGTGATGGTCGCCTTCGTCGTGCTGTCGCTGCTGGTGCTGGAGGCCTACTTCGAGGTCGTCTCACCATCGGGCGGCATCCCGTGGCTGTCCGGCTGGGTGGTGTTCGGCTTCGTCACCGAGATCATCGGCATCCTGGGCATCCTCGGCATCGCTTATCTGATCTCAGTGCGGCTGCGGAACCGGCCCGGCCGGGCCCGCGGGCTGTCCCGGTTCACCGGCTCGACGATGTGGCAGGGCTACTTCGTCGAGTGGGTCATCGTCGGCGTGCTGATCTGCGGGTTCCTGATCCGCGGCTTCAAGGCCGCCACCGACCACCTCGAGTTCCCGACCTGGGCGGCCCCGCTGTCACACGGCCTCGGCTCGATCCTCCCGGCCTGGGAGTCCGGCGCTCCGGTCGTCGCCGCAATCAAGATCGTCATCTCGATGACCTGGCTCATCGTGATCTCGCTGAACATCACCATGGGCGTCGCCTGGCACCGGTTCCTGGCGTTCCCCAACATCTTCTTCAAGCGCGACCCCGCCAAGCCCGCCGGCTCCGGCTTGGGCGCGCTCAAGCCGATGACCTCCAACGGCGCGCCACTCGACTTCGAGGAGGCCGACCCGGAGAAGGACCAGTTCGGCGTCGCCCAGGTCGAGCAGTTCACCTGGAAGGGCCTGCTCGACTTCTCCACCTGCACCGAGTGCGGGCGGTGCCAGTCGCAGTGCCCGGCGTGGAACACCGGCAAGCCGCTCTCACCGAAGCTGCTGGTGCTCTCGCTGCGCGACCACGCGTACGCGAAAGCCCCCTATCTGTTGGCCGGCGGCGGCAAGGACCTGACCGGCGAGGAGAAGGCCACCGCGGAGCAGCTGGCCGGGGTCGACGTGCTGGCCATGGCCGAGGCGGACCGCCCGCTGATCGGCGGCGCCTCCGACGGCGGTGTGATCGACCCCGACGTGCTCTGGTCGTGCACGACCTGTGGTGCGTGCGTCGAGCAGTGCCCCGTCGACATCGAGCACGTCGACCACATCGTCGACATGCGGCGCTACCAGGTGCTGATCGAGTCGTCGTTCCCGTCCGAGGCCGGCGTGATGCTCCGCAACCTGGAGAACAAGGGCAACCCGTGGGGCGCCCCGCCGAACACCCGCGAAGACTGGACCAAGGGCCTCGAGTTCGAGGTCAAGCGGGCCGGCGCCGGCGACGACTTCGAATACCTGTTCTGGGTCGGCTGCGCGGGCGCGTTCGAGGACCGGGCCAAGAAGACCACCCGCGCCGTCGCCACGCTGCTGCACGAGGCCGGCGTCGACTTCGCGATCCTCGGCGAGGGCGAGACCTGCACCGGAGACCCGGCCCGCCGCATGGGCAACGAGTTCGTGTTCCAGATGCTCGCCCAGCAGAACGTGGAGACCCTCAACGAGGCGGGGGTCAAGAAGATCGTCGCGTCCTGCCCGCACTGCTTCAACACCCTGCGCAACGAGTACGGCGCCCTGGGCGGCTCGTTCGAGGTCGTGCACCACACGCAGCTGCTCGCCGACCTGGTCGCCTCCGGGAAGCTCACCCCGGTGCAGCCGGTGGACGGCGGCGTCACCTTCCACGACCCGTGCTACCTGGGCCGGCACAACCGGGTCTTCACGCCGCCGCGCGAGGTGCTCGAGGCGTCCGCCGGTGGTGCCGACGTCACCGAGATGCCCCGCAACAGCGAGCGCTCCTTCTGCTGCGGCGCCGGCGGCGCCCGGATGTGGATGGAAGAGCGCATCGGCAAGCGGATCAACATCGAGCGGGTCGAGGAGGCCATCTCCACCGGCGCCCACACGATCGCGGTCGGCTGCCCGTTCTGCTTCACGATGATCAGCGACGGCGTCACCGCCAAGCAGGCCGCCGGCGCCACCGACGGCGTCGAGGTGGTCGACGTGGCCACCGTGCTGCTGCGCTCGGTCAAGCCGGAAAGCCCGGCTTCGCCGGCCGAGCCCGAGGTCACCGCCGCCGGCTGACAACCACAGCCCGCGGGCTGCGGTAAACCGCAGTTGTAGCGTGCAGTCCATGTGGAGCGCGGTGGGCGGGGTGCTGTCGGCGGGTGGCCGGCTGTTCGTCGGCGTCTCCGTCGGCGCCGCCACCGCCGTCGCCCAGCTCGCCTTCCTCGGCTGGGCCGCACTGGTCGCCCTGCTCGAGCTGCTCCGCGGCCGGCGGCCGGAGGGCATCGAGCGCCCGGCCCGCCATCTGGTCGAGGTCGAGCGCTGGCGGATCGCGGCGTTCCTGCCCGGCGGCGCCGAGGTCGAGCACCTCGACGACTACCCGTCGCGCCGCGCCGTCGCGTACCTCGGGGTGCGGTGGCTCGTCGGTCTGCTCGGTGGGTTCGTCGCCCTGCTCTTCCTCTATGGCCTCGGCACCGGCGCGATCTGGGCCCGCGACCTGTTCGTCGGCCGCAGCAGCACGCTGCTCGTGGTGGCCCAGGTGGTCGGCGGGCTGGTGCTGTTCTTCCTGGCGGTGCAGGGCTTCCTCGGCGTGGCGGCGCTCGACCGGTGGCTGGCCCGCCGGCTGCTCGTGCCCAGCGACCGGGCCCGCTACGAGCGGCGGATCAGCGAGCTGGCGGCCAGCCGGGCCGGCGTGGTCGCGGCCGTCGACGCCGAACGCCGGCGGATCGAGCGGGACCTGCACGACGGCGTGCAGCAGCGGCTCGTCGCCCTCGGGCTGCTGCTCGGCCAGGCCCGGCGCGGCACCGACCGTTCCCGGTCCGACGAGCTCGTGCGGCAGGCGCACGACGAGGCCCGGGAGATCCTGGCCGAGCTGCGGGACGTGGCCTGGCGGGCGTACCCGGCCGATCTCGACCACCTCGGGCTGGCCGAAGCGCTGGCCCGGGTCGCCGAGCGCGGCCGGGTGCCGGTGACGGTCGACTGCCGGGTGGGCCGGCTGCCGTCCGCGGTGGAGACGGCGGCCTACTTCGTGGTCTCGGAGGCGGTGACCAACGCGGCCAAGCACGCGCCCGGCAGCCGCGTGTCGGTGTGCGTCGTGCCGGTCGACGGGGGAGTGCGCGTGACGGTGACGGACGACGGGCCCGGCGGCGCCGACGCCGGGGGCGGAGGGCTCTCGGGCCTCGCACGTCGGGCGGCGGCGCTGGACGGCTCCCTGCTCGTGGACAGCCCAGCCGGCGGCCCGACCACCGTGACGGCGGAGCTGCCATGCGCGTGATCCTCGCCGAGGACTCGGTCCTGCTGCGGGCCGGCCTGGCCCGGCTGCTCACCGACGAG
Protein-coding regions in this window:
- a CDS encoding histidine kinase — protein: MWSAVGGVLSAGGRLFVGVSVGAATAVAQLAFLGWAALVALLELLRGRRPEGIERPARHLVEVERWRIAAFLPGGAEVEHLDDYPSRRAVAYLGVRWLVGLLGGFVALLFLYGLGTGAIWARDLFVGRSSTLLVVAQVVGGLVLFFLAVQGFLGVAALDRWLARRLLVPSDRARYERRISELAASRAGVVAAVDAERRRIERDLHDGVQQRLVALGLLLGQARRGTDRSRSDELVRQAHDEAREILAELRDVAWRAYPADLDHLGLAEALARVAERGRVPVTVDCRVGRLPSAVETAAYFVVSEAVTNAAKHAPGSRVSVCVVPVDGGVRVTVTDDGPGGADAGGGGLSGLARRAAALDGSLLVDSPAGGPTTVTAELPCA
- a CDS encoding (Fe-S)-binding protein, translated to MGVVEVICTTIAGLITLVAVALAARAVTRMLSVVRLGQPDPARLGSWGARTKVMLKETAGHTRMLKWSAVGAAHWFVMVAFVVLSLLVLEAYFEVVSPSGGIPWLSGWVVFGFVTEIIGILGILGIAYLISVRLRNRPGRARGLSRFTGSTMWQGYFVEWVIVGVLICGFLIRGFKAATDHLEFPTWAAPLSHGLGSILPAWESGAPVVAAIKIVISMTWLIVISLNITMGVAWHRFLAFPNIFFKRDPAKPAGSGLGALKPMTSNGAPLDFEEADPEKDQFGVAQVEQFTWKGLLDFSTCTECGRCQSQCPAWNTGKPLSPKLLVLSLRDHAYAKAPYLLAGGGKDLTGEEKATAEQLAGVDVLAMAEADRPLIGGASDGGVIDPDVLWSCTTCGACVEQCPVDIEHVDHIVDMRRYQVLIESSFPSEAGVMLRNLENKGNPWGAPPNTREDWTKGLEFEVKRAGAGDDFEYLFWVGCAGAFEDRAKKTTRAVATLLHEAGVDFAILGEGETCTGDPARRMGNEFVFQMLAQQNVETLNEAGVKKIVASCPHCFNTLRNEYGALGGSFEVVHHTQLLADLVASGKLTPVQPVDGGVTFHDPCYLGRHNRVFTPPREVLEASAGGADVTEMPRNSERSFCCGAGGARMWMEERIGKRINIERVEEAISTGAHTIAVGCPFCFTMISDGVTAKQAAGATDGVEVVDVATVLLRSVKPESPASPAEPEVTAAG
- a CDS encoding cell division protein CrgA gives rise to the protein MPKSQVRKKKVYTPPTDVRPSAAAASRKPSPSWLPITGVALIVFGIAWLVVYYLSDTNYPVASWSYWNLAIGFGAMVASLAVFSRWR